One genomic window of Actinoalloteichus hoggarensis includes the following:
- the serS gene encoding serine--tRNA ligase yields MHDPRVLLDPATDAVRKLARRGYQLDLTRLETLLSARNSAIQRADEARAESKKVAASVGQAAKRGEDITALREHAKGLKGSIAEAEEEHQRLDAELTELMLGIPNLPDDRLPDGATDEFAELISTWGERPSFDFEPADHVDVGERLGIFDFPRATKLAGPRFVVLKGVGARLERALANFFLTLHTEEQGYTEFGLPALANRAALTGSGQLPKFQDDLFATGVADRELFLVPTAEVPLLNLHADEILATEELPFAYTAQTPCFRSEAGSYGRDTRGLIRMHQFSKVELVRFCEPEESDAQLRLMLSHAEECLRRLGLAYRVVALPAGDIGFSAQFTYDIEVWLPSQDRYREISSVSDCGVFQSRRAGIRTRTKDGRRGLAATLNGSGLAVGRTMVAILEQNQQADGSVRVPEALVPFLGTDVLRP; encoded by the coding sequence ATGCACGACCCGCGCGTTCTGCTCGATCCGGCCACCGATGCCGTGCGCAAGCTCGCACGACGTGGCTACCAGCTTGACCTGACGCGACTGGAGACGCTTCTCTCCGCCCGGAACTCCGCCATTCAACGCGCCGACGAGGCCCGCGCCGAGTCGAAGAAGGTCGCCGCCTCGGTCGGCCAGGCGGCTAAGCGCGGCGAGGACATCACCGCGCTGCGGGAGCACGCCAAAGGGCTCAAGGGCAGCATCGCCGAGGCCGAGGAGGAGCACCAGCGTCTCGACGCCGAGCTGACCGAGCTGATGCTGGGCATCCCCAACCTGCCGGACGACCGTCTGCCCGACGGCGCCACCGACGAGTTCGCCGAGCTGATCAGCACCTGGGGCGAGCGGCCGAGCTTCGACTTCGAGCCCGCCGATCACGTCGACGTCGGCGAGCGACTCGGCATCTTCGACTTCCCGAGGGCGACCAAGCTGGCGGGCCCGCGTTTCGTGGTGCTCAAGGGCGTGGGCGCTCGGCTGGAGCGCGCGCTGGCGAACTTCTTCCTCACGCTGCACACCGAGGAGCAGGGCTACACCGAGTTCGGCCTGCCCGCGCTGGCCAATCGGGCCGCCCTGACCGGCAGCGGACAGCTGCCGAAGTTCCAGGACGACCTCTTCGCCACCGGGGTCGCCGATCGGGAGCTCTTCCTGGTGCCGACCGCCGAGGTCCCCCTGCTCAATCTGCACGCCGACGAGATCCTCGCCACCGAGGAGCTGCCGTTCGCCTACACGGCGCAGACCCCGTGCTTCCGGTCGGAGGCGGGCTCCTACGGTCGGGACACCCGAGGCCTCATCCGGATGCACCAGTTCTCCAAGGTCGAGCTGGTGCGCTTCTGCGAGCCGGAGGAGTCGGACGCGCAGCTTCGGCTGATGCTCTCCCACGCCGAGGAGTGCCTGCGCCGACTCGGACTCGCCTACCGGGTGGTCGCGCTGCCCGCGGGTGACATCGGCTTCTCGGCGCAGTTCACCTACGACATCGAGGTGTGGCTGCCGAGCCAGGATCGGTATCGCGAGATCTCCAGCGTGTCGGACTGCGGAGTCTTCCAGTCTCGCCGCGCGGGCATCCGCACGAGGACCAAGGACGGCAGGCGAGGGCTGGCGGCCACGCTGAACGGCTCCGGCCTGGCCGTGGGGCGGACCATGGTGGCGATCCTGGAGCAGAATCAGCAGGCGGACGGCTCGGTGCGTGTGCCGGAGGCGCTGGTGCCCTTCCTCGGCACGGACGTCCTGCGGCCCTGA
- a CDS encoding CDP-alcohol phosphatidyltransferase family protein, with the protein MWNAIRNDRLFTVPNLLSLLRLVGVPLFLWLLLGPQYDMLALLVLVFSGITDWLDGKIARWLDQSSALGALLDPSVDRLYILSTLIAFMIRGIVPWWLVAVLVAREIVLVAALLMLRHHGFGPPQVHYLGKAATFTLLYAFPLLLLAEGDSAFAAIASPFGLAFTAWGCLLYLWSGALYLIQFGGAVRRLRGATPGAAAA; encoded by the coding sequence ATCTGGAACGCGATCCGCAACGACCGGCTGTTCACCGTGCCCAACCTGCTCAGCCTGCTGAGGCTGGTGGGCGTGCCGCTGTTCCTGTGGCTGCTGCTCGGCCCGCAGTACGACATGCTCGCGCTGCTGGTCCTGGTGTTCAGCGGGATCACCGACTGGCTGGACGGCAAGATCGCCCGTTGGCTCGATCAGTCGAGCGCCCTCGGGGCGCTGCTCGATCCCTCCGTGGACCGGCTCTACATCCTGTCGACGCTCATCGCCTTCATGATCAGAGGGATCGTCCCCTGGTGGCTGGTCGCCGTCCTGGTCGCCAGGGAGATCGTCCTGGTCGCCGCGCTGCTGATGCTCCGGCATCACGGCTTCGGGCCGCCTCAGGTGCACTACCTGGGCAAGGCGGCCACCTTCACCCTGCTCTACGCCTTCCCGCTCCTGCTGCTCGCCGAGGGCGACTCCGCCTTCGCCGCGATCGCGAGTCCCTTCGGCCTGGCGTTCACCGCCTGGGGCTGCCTGCTCTACCTCTGGTCCGGCGCGCTCTATCTCATTCAGTTCGGCGGTGCCGTCCGACGTCTGCGCGGCGCCACACCGGGTGCCGCGGCGGCCTGA
- a CDS encoding superoxide dismutase: MTYTLPDLPYDYGALEPHISGKIMELHHSKHHATYVKGANDALDQAAEAREKNQLGTVNLLQKNLAFNLAGHVNHSVFWPNLSPEGGDKPDGELAAAIDETFGSFDAFRAHFTANALGIQGSGWSILAWDALGQRLLLEQLYDHQGNLAAGSYPLLMLDMWEHAFYLQYQNVKADYVKAFWNIVNWADVTERFQTARGVKIG; this comes from the coding sequence GTGACGTACACCCTTCCGGACCTGCCCTACGACTACGGTGCACTCGAGCCGCACATCTCCGGCAAGATCATGGAGCTGCACCACAGCAAGCACCACGCGACCTATGTCAAGGGCGCCAACGACGCGCTGGACCAGGCGGCGGAGGCTCGGGAGAAGAACCAGCTCGGCACCGTCAACCTGCTGCAGAAGAACCTCGCGTTCAATCTCGCGGGCCATGTGAACCACTCGGTGTTCTGGCCGAACCTCTCGCCGGAGGGCGGCGACAAGCCGGACGGCGAGCTGGCCGCCGCGATCGACGAGACCTTCGGCTCCTTCGACGCCTTCCGCGCGCACTTCACCGCCAACGCGCTGGGCATCCAGGGCTCCGGCTGGTCGATCCTGGCCTGGGACGCCCTTGGTCAGCGGCTGCTGCTCGAGCAGCTCTACGACCACCAGGGCAACCTGGCGGCAGGCAGCTACCCGCTGCTGATGCTGGACATGTGGGAGCACGCCTTCTACCTGCAGTACCAGAACGTGAAGGCCGACTACGTCAAGGCGTTCTGGAACATCGTCAACTGGGCGGACGTCACCGAGCGCTTCCAGACCGCACGGGGCGTCAAGATCGGCTGA
- the garA gene encoding glycogen accumulation regulator GarA: MSTNDGPGVPPERSPEQTSVFRADFLSEVENPEHAAPEPAVSGIDALPSGSALLVVKRGPNAGSRFLLDRETTSAGRHPDSDIFLDDVTVSRRHAEFRREGGEFVVVDVGSLNGTYVNREPVDTAVLASGDEVQIGKFRLVFLSGVSGGQEPR; this comes from the coding sequence GTGAGCACGAACGACGGGCCCGGCGTTCCGCCGGAGCGGTCCCCGGAACAGACCTCCGTCTTCCGGGCCGACTTCCTCAGTGAGGTCGAGAACCCCGAGCACGCCGCACCGGAGCCCGCGGTCTCCGGCATCGACGCGCTTCCCTCCGGGTCGGCACTGCTCGTCGTCAAGCGGGGACCCAACGCGGGCTCCCGGTTCCTGCTCGACCGGGAGACGACCAGCGCGGGCAGGCACCCGGACAGCGACATCTTCCTCGATGACGTCACGGTGTCGCGGCGACACGCGGAGTTCCGCCGCGAAGGCGGCGAGTTCGTCGTCGTCGACGTGGGCAGCCTGAACGGCACCTACGTCAATCGCGAACCGGTGGACACGGCGGTGCTCGCCAGCGGCGACGAGGTGCAGATCGGCAAGTTCCGACTGGTGTTCCTGTCCGGCGTGTCCGGGGGTCAGGAACCACGGTGA
- a CDS encoding MerR family transcriptional regulator: MTAAGRSERGALSIGMVLSQLRADFPEVTISKIRFLESEGLVRPARTQAGYRQFSERDVDRLRFVLSAQRDHYLPLKVIKEQLVAADRGVELALPEAGPTPKGVAGHGLPRASDFASGGEMRLTREEMLAAAGITPALLTEMEQYGLVRPGQAGFYDPDAVEIARTVRAVTAFGIEPRHLRALRSSADRQVDLLDQAVTPIARQRDPDAGARAEEMLRELAALSVRLHALLVKTGLRDVIGR, from the coding sequence GTGACCGCGGCCGGGCGGTCCGAGCGCGGTGCGCTCAGCATCGGCATGGTGCTCTCGCAGCTTCGTGCCGACTTCCCTGAGGTGACCATCTCGAAGATTCGATTCCTCGAATCCGAGGGCCTCGTCCGCCCGGCACGTACCCAGGCCGGTTACCGACAGTTCAGCGAACGGGACGTCGACAGACTCCGGTTCGTCCTCAGTGCGCAGCGGGACCACTACCTGCCGCTCAAAGTGATCAAGGAACAGCTGGTGGCTGCCGACCGAGGTGTCGAGCTGGCCCTGCCGGAGGCGGGGCCCACGCCCAAGGGCGTCGCGGGTCATGGACTGCCGAGAGCCTCGGACTTCGCGAGTGGTGGCGAGATGCGGTTGACCAGGGAGGAGATGCTGGCGGCCGCGGGCATCACTCCGGCTCTGCTCACGGAGATGGAGCAGTACGGGCTCGTCCGGCCCGGCCAGGCGGGGTTCTACGATCCGGACGCGGTGGAGATCGCACGCACGGTTCGCGCGGTCACTGCCTTCGGCATCGAACCCCGCCATCTCCGCGCCCTGCGCAGTTCGGCGGACCGACAGGTCGACCTGCTCGACCAGGCGGTGACGCCGATCGCTCGGCAGCGCGATCCCGACGCGGGCGCGCGGGCCGAGGAGATGCTGCGTGAGCTGGCGGCCCTGTCGGTCAGGCTGCACGCACTCCTGGTCAAGACCGGATTGCGTGATGTGATCGGACGATGA
- a CDS encoding TIGR03560 family F420-dependent LLM class oxidoreductase translates to MRLGLQINHSAWPDGPRRPGAELAAVARTAEAAGFHSIAVMDHFFQYREPGPSEGSMPEAYTTLGLLAAQTSRVRLLALVTGATYRPPAVLIKAVTALDVLSGGRAELGIGAGWHQEEADGLGLPFPPRARRFEHLEETLRIAEHMWSAEESPFLGTHFRLSRPLRSPRPPSRPHPPVMVGGAGERETLRLVARYAQACNLAPGPKLAHELAVLRAHCEREGRDYDSIEKTLVLPLDIGPRGENVDALLTTMGEAAGLGITRVIGTVPDVRSIAPLELIGARLIPAAARL, encoded by the coding sequence ATGAGACTCGGCCTGCAGATCAACCACTCCGCCTGGCCCGACGGCCCCCGCAGGCCGGGCGCCGAGCTGGCCGCCGTCGCCCGCACCGCCGAGGCGGCCGGTTTCCACTCGATCGCGGTGATGGACCACTTCTTCCAGTACAGGGAGCCGGGCCCGTCGGAGGGCTCGATGCCGGAGGCGTACACGACCCTCGGCCTCCTCGCCGCCCAGACCTCGCGAGTGCGGCTCCTGGCCCTGGTCACGGGAGCGACCTACCGCCCGCCCGCGGTGCTGATCAAGGCGGTCACCGCGCTGGACGTGCTCTCGGGCGGGCGAGCCGAGCTGGGCATCGGCGCGGGCTGGCACCAGGAGGAGGCGGACGGGCTCGGTCTGCCCTTCCCGCCGCGGGCCCGGCGGTTCGAACACCTGGAGGAGACCCTGCGGATCGCCGAACACATGTGGTCCGCGGAGGAGTCGCCGTTCCTCGGCACGCACTTCCGGCTGAGCAGACCGCTGAGATCGCCGCGGCCGCCGTCCCGACCGCATCCGCCCGTCATGGTCGGCGGCGCGGGCGAACGCGAGACGCTGCGCCTGGTCGCCCGGTACGCCCAGGCCTGCAACCTCGCTCCCGGGCCGAAGCTGGCCCACGAGCTCGCCGTCCTTCGCGCCCACTGTGAACGGGAGGGCCGCGACTACGATTCCATCGAGAAGACGCTGGTCCTCCCCCTCGACATCGGCCCTCGAGGTGAGAACGTCGACGCGCTGCTCACCACCATGGGCGAGGCGGCGGGGCTGGGGATCACCCGGGTGATCGGCACGGTGCCCGACGTCCGCTCGATCGCCCCGCTGGAGCTCATCGGGGCCCGTCTCATCCCGGCCGCCGCCCGGCTCTGA
- a CDS encoding MerR family transcriptional regulator — translation MTEDSPVRSTSGEQGELFPDVSLPDELVGYRGAAACQIAGITYRQLDYWARTGLVGPSIRSAHGSGTQRLYSFKDILVLKVVKRLLDTGVSLQNIRVAVEHLRRRGVPDLARITLFSDGTTVYECTSPEEVVDLLQGGQGVFGIAVSGAMREISGTIHEFPAERADGVMTFESDEDELARRRRDRRTG, via the coding sequence GTGACTGAGGATTCGCCGGTCCGGTCGACCTCCGGTGAACAGGGCGAGTTGTTTCCCGACGTCTCGCTGCCGGACGAACTGGTCGGCTATCGCGGGGCGGCGGCCTGTCAGATCGCGGGCATCACGTACCGGCAGCTCGACTACTGGGCGCGAACCGGCCTCGTCGGCCCGTCCATCCGCAGCGCCCACGGCTCCGGGACCCAACGGCTGTACTCCTTCAAGGACATCCTGGTGTTGAAGGTGGTCAAGCGACTGCTCGACACCGGGGTCTCCTTGCAGAACATCCGGGTCGCGGTCGAGCATCTGCGGCGTCGGGGGGTGCCGGACCTGGCGAGGATCACGTTGTTCAGCGACGGGACCACCGTCTACGAGTGCACCTCCCCGGAAGAGGTGGTCGACCTGTTGCAGGGCGGCCAGGGCGTCTTCGGTATCGCGGTGAGCGGCGCGATGCGGGAGATCAGCGGGACCATTCATGAGTTTCCCGCCGAACGGGCCGACGGCGTGATGACCTTCGAGTCGGACGAGGACGAGCTCGCCAGGCGGCGCCGGGACCGGCGCACCGGCTGA
- a CDS encoding substrate-binding domain-containing protein encodes MAGWPLAVIAVLLISTLGYVGWSSLGAMVDRRADAEAASCPQGDHTLRIAAEDAMAAPLIESAQEWSATRPVVQDHCIRVEVTTHRSADVLAGLIGEWDETENGPRPDAWVPDSLRWVQRLSEQRGELIGSQPLVLATSPVLLGMSESAAHAVRLHGGVSWSEIPSLVAEPAGWSRFEQADWGRFLLVLPDPATNPASGLALEGLLAPADATGPMTSEALAEQGAQDTLGSLWSNEPLEVPATTREALTTLGRTSDPGLEGFHAVPVTEVDLYRRNLGLDGDPAPKTPIAGYMPGGANPRVEYPLVAINGGERDTTMSRATQQFGEFLRHRDQQRGLAEAGFRVTAVMYYPNPAPGIRWSTPDTNLTSADGPTSRELVESWHGQAER; translated from the coding sequence GTGGCCGGATGGCCCCTCGCGGTCATCGCGGTTCTCCTGATCTCGACACTCGGATACGTCGGCTGGTCCTCCCTGGGTGCGATGGTCGACCGGCGTGCCGACGCCGAGGCGGCGAGCTGTCCGCAGGGCGACCACACCCTGCGGATCGCCGCCGAGGACGCGATGGCCGCCCCGCTCATCGAGTCGGCGCAGGAATGGAGCGCGACGCGGCCTGTCGTGCAGGACCACTGCATCCGCGTCGAGGTGACCACGCATCGCTCCGCCGACGTGCTCGCCGGGCTCATCGGGGAATGGGACGAGACGGAGAACGGCCCTCGCCCCGACGCCTGGGTGCCCGATTCACTGCGCTGGGTCCAACGGCTCTCCGAACAGCGCGGCGAGCTGATCGGCTCCCAGCCGCTCGTGCTGGCCACGAGTCCCGTCCTGCTCGGGATGTCCGAGTCGGCCGCCCATGCCGTGCGACTGCACGGCGGAGTGAGCTGGTCGGAGATCCCCTCGCTGGTCGCCGAGCCCGCGGGATGGAGCCGCTTCGAGCAGGCCGACTGGGGCCGCTTCCTGCTGGTGCTGCCCGACCCGGCGACGAACCCCGCGAGCGGGCTGGCCCTGGAAGGGCTGCTGGCGCCCGCCGACGCCACCGGGCCGATGACCTCGGAGGCGCTCGCGGAGCAGGGCGCGCAGGACACGCTGGGCAGTCTGTGGAGCAACGAGCCGCTCGAGGTCCCCGCGACCACCAGGGAGGCGCTGACCACGCTGGGGCGGACGTCCGATCCCGGTCTCGAGGGTTTCCATGCCGTACCGGTCACCGAGGTCGACCTCTACCGTCGCAACCTGGGGCTGGACGGCGACCCGGCCCCCAAGACCCCGATCGCGGGCTACATGCCCGGCGGTGCCAACCCGCGCGTCGAATATCCCCTGGTCGCGATCAACGGCGGTGAGCGGGACACCACCATGAGCAGGGCGACCCAGCAGTTCGGCGAGTTCCTGCGGCACCGCGACCAGCAGCGCGGCCTCGCCGAGGCAGGCTTCCGCGTGACGGCGGTGATGTACTACCCGAACCCGGCGCCCGGAATCCGCTGGAGCACGCCGGACACGAACCTGACCTCGGCTGACGGTCCCACCAGCCGAGAACTCGTCGAGTCCTGGCACGGCCAGGCCGAGCGCTGA
- a CDS encoding bifunctional nuclease family protein translates to MSSEMRVVGVRVELPANQPILLLRETEGERYLPIWIGSVEATAIALEQQGVRPPRPLTHDLLKDVIGALGRDLEQVRITDLQEGTFFAELVFDGDVRVSARPSDSVALALRIGVPIHADESVLAEAGLIIPDEQEDEVEKFREFLDSVSPEDFRGADT, encoded by the coding sequence ATGAGCAGTGAGATGCGCGTCGTGGGCGTACGGGTGGAACTGCCCGCAAACCAACCCATTCTGCTACTGCGTGAGACCGAAGGCGAGCGGTACCTGCCGATCTGGATCGGATCGGTCGAGGCCACGGCCATCGCGCTGGAGCAGCAGGGCGTCCGGCCGCCACGGCCCCTGACACACGACCTCCTCAAGGACGTCATCGGCGCCCTCGGCAGGGACCTGGAACAGGTGCGGATCACCGATCTGCAGGAGGGCACCTTCTTCGCCGAGCTGGTGTTCGACGGTGACGTCCGGGTCTCGGCGCGGCCGAGTGACTCGGTGGCGCTGGCGCTGCGCATCGGGGTGCCGATCCATGCCGACGAGTCGGTGCTCGCCGAGGCAGGTCTGATCATCCCGGACGAGCAGGAGGACGAGGTCGAGAAGTTCCGCGAATTCCTCGACTCGGTCTCTCCCGAGGACTTCCGAGGCGCGGACACCTGA
- a CDS encoding pyridoxamine 5'-phosphate oxidase family protein gives MSFVMTIEEREAFLAGVHVGVLAVGRDGRAPLAVPVWYSYEPGGEVLIWMERGSVKDKAIRAAGRFSLAVQTETAPYKYVTAEGPLVANDEMPTREQADAIARRYLPADEVAGYVDAALNERTILVRMRPEKWLSNDQGKTEDAG, from the coding sequence ATGTCGTTCGTCATGACCATCGAGGAGCGCGAGGCCTTCCTGGCCGGAGTTCACGTCGGGGTGCTCGCGGTGGGCAGGGACGGTCGTGCCCCGCTGGCGGTCCCCGTCTGGTACTCCTACGAGCCAGGGGGCGAGGTCCTGATCTGGATGGAGCGCGGCTCGGTGAAGGACAAGGCCATTCGCGCGGCGGGCCGGTTCAGTCTGGCCGTCCAGACCGAGACCGCGCCGTACAAGTACGTGACGGCCGAAGGTCCGCTCGTGGCCAACGACGAGATGCCCACCCGTGAGCAGGCCGACGCGATCGCGCGGCGGTATCTGCCCGCCGATGAGGTGGCAGGCTACGTGGACGCCGCGCTGAACGAGCGGACGATCCTGGTGCGGATGCGGCCGGAGAAGTGGCTGAGCAACGATCAAGGCAAGACCGAGGACGCGGGATAG
- the gcvH gene encoding glycine cleavage system protein GcvH: MSSVPQELRFTQDHEWLASGDQDTVRIGITDYAQQQLGDVVFVQLPQVGDNISQGETIGEVESTKSVSDVFAPVTGEVVSRNEELEESPELVNSDPYGAGWMIEVRLADPKAFEELLDADGYSELIAGQE, translated from the coding sequence ATGTCGTCGGTTCCTCAGGAGCTGCGCTTCACCCAGGACCATGAGTGGCTCGCGTCGGGCGACCAGGACACAGTGCGCATCGGCATCACCGACTATGCGCAGCAGCAGCTCGGCGACGTGGTCTTCGTCCAGCTTCCCCAGGTGGGAGACAACATCTCGCAGGGGGAGACCATCGGCGAGGTCGAGTCCACCAAGAGCGTCTCCGACGTCTTCGCGCCGGTGACCGGCGAGGTGGTGTCGAGGAACGAGGAGCTGGAGGAGAGCCCGGAGCTGGTCAACTCCGACCCGTACGGGGCAGGGTGGATGATCGAGGTACGACTCGCCGACCCGAAGGCGTTCGAGGAGCTTCTCGACGCCGACGGGTACAGCGAGCTGATCGCCGGCCAGGAGTGA
- the gcvP gene encoding aminomethyl-transferring glycine dehydrogenase, producing the protein MTISAHPPRARAGAPLTALEQGTPFTERHIGPRSDELARMLAVVGVDSLEDLADRAVPSAIRDEAASSALPAAAGETVALRELRDRASLNRVYTQMIGLGYHGTVTPPVIRRNVLESPAWYTAYTPYQPEISQGRLEALLNFQTMVSDLAGLPVANASMLDEATSAAEAMTLIRRAGRSRSSRFVVDADTLPQTLAVLRTRAEPLGIEIVEADLSSGALPDGDLFGLLLSYPGASGHVGDQESVIAEAHRRGAMTVVAADLLSLVLLRSPGSLGADAVVGTAQRFGFPPCLGGPHAGYLVVRKGLERQLPGRLVGVSVDSDGAPAYRLALQTREQHIRREKATSNICTAQVLPAVVSGMYAVYHGPEGLRRIAERAHRMAAVLAAGLRGGGRDLVHDAFFDTLCVRVPGRADQVIAAARDLGVNLRRVDADQVGVSCSETTTTAHLDAVWRAFGVDPDAISVAELDAATPDALPEGLRRTEDLLTHPVFHRHRSETALLRYLRSLSDKDVALDRSMIPLGSCTMKLNATAEMEPITWPEFAELHPFAPAEDAAGLLSIVGDLERWLAEITGYDAVSMQPNAGSQGEFAGLLAIRAYHLDRGEARRDVCLIPASAHGTNAASAVMAGMRVVVVACDDAGNVDLDSLRALVAEHRDDLAAIMITYPSTHGVYEDTVREVCALVHDAGGQVYVDGANLNALIGLARPGRFGADVSHLNLHKTFCIPHGGGGPGVGPVGVREHLARFLPGHPLAPSAGPAAAVVGPVSAAPWGSAAILPISWAYVRMMGAAGLRQATLTAVAAANYVARRLAEYYPVLYTGQGGFVAHECILDLRGLTKATGVTVDDVAKRLADYGLHAPTMSFPVPGTLMVEPTESENLAELDRFCDAMIAIRAEIDRVGSGEWPAEDNPLRNAPHTAECLTGEWPHPYDRETAVYPAGHASPKIWPPVRRIDGARGDRNLVCSCPPLEAYQG; encoded by the coding sequence ATGACGATCTCCGCACACCCGCCCCGCGCCCGCGCCGGTGCCCCCCTGACCGCCCTCGAACAGGGCACGCCCTTCACCGAGCGGCACATCGGACCCCGATCCGACGAGCTGGCCAGGATGCTGGCGGTCGTCGGCGTCGACTCGCTGGAGGACCTGGCCGACCGCGCCGTCCCCTCGGCCATCCGCGACGAGGCGGCCTCCTCGGCGCTGCCGGCGGCCGCCGGCGAGACCGTCGCGCTCCGTGAACTGAGAGACCGTGCTTCGTTGAACCGGGTGTACACCCAGATGATCGGGCTCGGCTATCACGGCACCGTGACGCCGCCCGTGATCCGCCGCAACGTGCTGGAGAGCCCGGCCTGGTACACCGCCTACACGCCGTACCAGCCGGAGATCTCGCAGGGCAGGCTCGAAGCGCTGCTGAACTTCCAGACCATGGTCTCCGACCTGGCCGGGCTTCCGGTGGCGAACGCCTCGATGCTCGACGAGGCGACCTCGGCGGCCGAGGCGATGACCCTGATCCGCCGGGCAGGCAGGTCCCGCTCGTCGCGTTTCGTGGTCGACGCCGACACCCTGCCGCAGACCCTCGCCGTCCTGCGGACCAGGGCCGAGCCGCTGGGCATCGAGATCGTCGAGGCCGATCTCAGCTCCGGCGCCCTGCCCGACGGCGATCTCTTCGGCCTCCTGCTGTCCTATCCCGGTGCCTCCGGGCACGTCGGCGACCAGGAGTCCGTGATCGCCGAGGCACATCGCCGGGGAGCCATGACCGTGGTGGCCGCCGATCTGCTCAGCCTGGTGCTGCTGCGTTCGCCGGGTTCCCTCGGCGCCGACGCGGTGGTCGGCACCGCGCAGCGATTCGGCTTCCCACCGTGTCTGGGCGGACCGCACGCCGGCTACCTGGTGGTCCGCAAGGGCCTGGAACGGCAGCTGCCGGGCAGGCTGGTCGGTGTGAGCGTCGACAGCGACGGCGCGCCCGCCTACCGGCTGGCCCTGCAGACCCGAGAGCAGCACATCCGCCGCGAGAAGGCCACCAGCAACATCTGCACGGCCCAGGTGCTGCCCGCCGTGGTGTCGGGGATGTACGCCGTCTACCACGGCCCGGAGGGGCTGCGGCGGATCGCCGAACGGGCTCATCGGATGGCGGCGGTGCTCGCCGCGGGCCTGCGTGGCGGCGGCCGTGACCTCGTCCACGACGCCTTCTTCGACACGCTGTGCGTGCGCGTTCCCGGCCGGGCGGACCAGGTGATCGCCGCCGCCCGCGATCTCGGGGTGAACCTGCGGCGCGTCGACGCCGACCAGGTGGGCGTCTCCTGCTCGGAGACGACGACGACGGCACATCTCGACGCGGTGTGGCGGGCCTTCGGCGTGGACCCCGACGCGATCTCGGTGGCCGAGCTGGACGCGGCGACGCCCGACGCGCTGCCGGAAGGGCTGCGTCGGACCGAGGACCTCCTCACCCACCCGGTCTTTCATCGGCACCGCTCGGAGACGGCGCTGCTGCGGTACCTCCGATCGCTGTCCGACAAGGACGTCGCGCTGGACCGCAGCATGATCCCGCTGGGCTCCTGCACCATGAAGCTGAACGCCACGGCCGAGATGGAGCCCATCACCTGGCCGGAGTTCGCCGAGCTGCACCCCTTCGCGCCGGCGGAGGACGCGGCGGGCCTGCTGTCGATCGTCGGCGACCTGGAGCGCTGGCTGGCCGAGATCACCGGATACGACGCGGTCAGCATGCAGCCCAACGCGGGCAGCCAGGGCGAGTTCGCGGGCCTGCTGGCCATCCGCGCCTACCACCTCGACCGGGGCGAGGCTCGGCGCGACGTGTGTCTGATCCCGGCCAGCGCGCACGGCACCAACGCCGCGAGCGCGGTGATGGCGGGCATGCGGGTGGTCGTCGTCGCCTGTGACGACGCGGGCAACGTCGACCTGGACAGCCTGCGGGCGCTGGTGGCGGAGCACCGCGACGATCTGGCCGCCATCATGATCACCTACCCGTCCACCCACGGCGTGTACGAGGACACGGTGCGTGAGGTGTGCGCGCTGGTGCACGACGCAGGCGGTCAGGTGTACGTGGACGGGGCGAATCTCAACGCGCTGATCGGACTGGCCCGGCCGGGCCGATTCGGCGCCGACGTCTCCCACCTCAATCTGCACAAGACCTTCTGCATCCCACATGGCGGCGGCGGCCCCGGCGTCGGCCCCGTCGGGGTGCGGGAGCATCTCGCGCGCTTCCTGCCCGGCCATCCGCTCGCCCCCTCGGCCGGGCCGGCGGCGGCGGTCGTCGGGCCGGTGAGCGCGGCGCCGTGGGGCAGCGCGGCGATCCTGCCCATCTCCTGGGCATACGTGCGGATGATGGGCGCGGCCGGACTCCGGCAGGCCACGCTGACCGCCGTCGCCGCGGCGAACTACGTGGCGCGGCGGCTGGCCGAGTACTACCCGGTCCTCTACACCGGCCAGGGCGGCTTCGTCGCCCACGAGTGCATCCTGGATCTGCGCGGCCTCACCAAGGCCACCGGTGTCACGGTCGACGACGTGGCCAAGCGACTCGCCGACTACGGACTGCACGCTCCGACGATGTCCTTCCCGGTGCCCGGCACGCTGATGGTCGAGCCGACCGAGAGCGAGAACCTCGCGGAGCTGGACCGCTTCTGCGACGCGATGATCGCCATCCGTGCCGAGATCGACCGAGTCGGCTCCGGGGAGTGGCCCGCCGAGGACAACCCGCTGCGCAACGCCCCGCACACGGCGGAATGCCTGACCGGCGAGTGGCCGCACCCCTACGACCGCGAGACGGCGGTGTATCCGGCGGGGCACGCGAGCCCCAAGATCTGGCCGCCCGTGCGGCGGATCGACGGCGCTCGAGGCGATCGCAACCTGGTGTGCTCCTGCCCGCCGCTGGAGGCCTACCAGGGCTGA